In the genome of Paenibacillus sp. GP183, the window CAACCCATAGCTGCAATCCACGCGCCGCTTCGGGCTTGTCAAGCAATACAGTCTTCATGTCAGTCCCGAGCACATTGCCGCCTGCGGACCAAATCATCGAATAATCGTACCATCCCGACATACTGGCGGCAAAGCCGAAGCGCTCTGTTTTGCCATTATTGACAACTGTCGCTTTTTTCGCTGCGGCAACCAGTTCGTCCCAGGTATGCACCGGATCTTCCGGATTGAGTCCAATTTCCTTCATAATATCTTTATTGTAATACAAAATCGGTGTGCTGCGGTTATAAGGCAGCGTATATTGCTTGCCGTTCAACGCTGTGTTAACCATCAAGCCTTTTTTCAAATCTGCGGCGTTAAAATCCTTATCGGTTTTCACATAGTTGTCCAAAGCCAGCAGGGCGCCATTTTGGGCAAATGCCGGCCATACGCGCGTATTGAGCTGAACAATATCCGGAACGTTTCCGGCCACTACGGCAGCCTGCAATTTTTCCCCGGTTACGTCATAGCTTTGCTGGAATACCGGTTTAACCACAACCTCGGTTTGTGATTGATTGAACGTATCGATTTGCTGCTTCAGAACGTTTCCTAAATCGCCGCCCATAGCGTGCCAAAATTCGATTTCGACGGGTGCCTTCTTAACAGCAGCAGCTGTGCTAGCCGGATTTGCAGACGTGCTCGCGTTACTGGTGGTGGCAGCAGGCTTAGAGCTCGCGCATGCCGAAGCGACCAGGGCAAGAGAGGTTAACAATACAATACTTTTCTTATTCATGTGCAGTTGCTCCTTCTCAATTAAAAATGGTTGGTAGTTGCAAGAATGGCGGTCTATTTTATGCCTGTTGTGGCGATTCCCCTGACGATGTGCTTTTGAACCATCAAGAATAAGATAATCAACGGAAAAATAATGAGCGATGATGCCGCCATCACCAAATTCCACTGTGTTCCCTTGCCTCCGCCCTCCTCCGAGATCATGCTTGCCAGACCCACCTGCAGCGTTCTCAGCTCTTCGCTGTTCGTTATGACAAGCGGCCAAAAGAAGTCGTTATAGTGCCAAATGATGCTGAGCAAACCAAACGTAAGGATCGGTGACATCGATAACGGGAGCATGACATGCCAAATGATTTGCATATGATTGCACCCATCGAGCGTGGCCGCCTCCTCCAATTCTTTCGGAACCTGCAGAAAGGCTTGTCTCATCATAAAAATGCCGAAGGCGCTGGCGCAGAATGGAACGATCAATGCCCAATACGTATTGAAGATACCGATTTGTTTAATGATCAAAAAATTAGGAATAAACGTGACATAAATCGGGACCATCATCGTGGAAAGTACGATCAGAAACATCGTTTGCCGGCCCTTGAAGCTCATGCGTGCAAAAGCATAGGCGGCAAGCACGGAGCTGAGCAATTGAAGGATTGTAATCAGGATCGTCATCGAAACGCTGTTCCCGAAATATCTCGCAAAAGGCGCAGCCTTCATCACGTCGGCATAGTTCGACCAATGAAACATGGCCGGAATAAACTGCGGCGGGAAAACGAAAACCTCGTCATAGGCTTTGAACGATGTGACGAACATCCAAATAAATGGAAGCGCCATGAACAGTGAAAGTACGGATAAAAATGCGATAAGCAGCGTATTTTGCACCTTCTGCAAGCTTCTCATGAGTAATGCACCCACTTTTTCGAGACATACATTTGCAGCCAAGTGATCAGAAACAATACGATAAACAGGAACACCGATACGGAAGACGCATAGCCTACCTCAAAAAACTGGAATCCGAATTGATATAAGTAATAAATCAGCATGTTCGTGCTGTCAGCCGGCCCGCCATGGGTCATGGTGAACACCATATCGAAATCCTGGAACGAAGCGAGAATAGCTACAATCATGATGAACAAAATGT includes:
- a CDS encoding ABC transporter substrate-binding protein, with translation MNKKSIVLLTSLALVASACASSKPAATTSNASTSANPASTAAAVKKAPVEIEFWHAMGGDLGNVLKQQIDTFNQSQTEVVVKPVFQQSYDVTGEKLQAAVVAGNVPDIVQLNTRVWPAFAQNGALLALDNYVKTDKDFNAADLKKGLMVNTALNGKQYTLPYNRSTPILYYNKDIMKEIGLNPEDPVHTWDELVAAAKKATVVNNGKTERFGFAASMSGWYDYSMIWSAGGNVLGTDMKTVLLDKPEAARGLQLWVDMVNKDKTMMPPVGGTSTSGTGAGQSLDQSFYSGKVAFFIGSTASLSTVMNNAKFSLGATFLPKFNEYATPTGGANLAILAKTSKEKQDAAWKFIKFMTSKEQTIYFSQKSGYLTIRESAEKSTEMQDYYKKFPLFTVALKQLDYAKEVPSLEQTKRIETEIDKAMEKAVTTNIPAEQAMKEAADKIRGYIK
- a CDS encoding carbohydrate ABC transporter permease, producing MRSLQKVQNTLLIAFLSVLSLFMALPFIWMFVTSFKAYDEVFVFPPQFIPAMFHWSNYADVMKAAPFARYFGNSVSMTILITILQLLSSVLAAYAFARMSFKGRQTMFLIVLSTMMVPIYVTFIPNFLIIKQIGIFNTYWALIVPFCASAFGIFMMRQAFLQVPKELEEAATLDGCNHMQIIWHVMLPLSMSPILTFGLLSIIWHYNDFFWPLVITNSEELRTLQVGLASMISEEGGGKGTQWNLVMAASSLIIFPLIILFLMVQKHIVRGIATTGIK